CTTAATGCCAGCTGCGTATTTTTCAAAGTCTCGGCGTTAATTTTTCCCAATATGCAAGGATAGAAGATTTCAATTCGCTTATTGTACGAACGCCGCGACGTCTAAATTCCAAAGACAAAGAATAACACCTCATTTGGAAGTTAGCAAAATCagataaaattaaatggaatttGGTAGATGGGGGTAACATGAAGAGTTATATTAGGTAATtggcattattttattattttacaaagATTTTATCTACCaaattccatttaattttatctGATTTTGCTAACTTCCAAATGAGGTGTTATTCTTTGTCTTTGGAATTTAGACGTCGCGGCGTTCGTACAATAAGCGAATTGAAATCTTCTATCCTTGCATATTGGGAAAAATTAACGCCGGAGACTTGTGAAAAATACGCAGCTGGATTAAGAGACGTTTGCGAAGAGTTATCAAGCGCAATGGAGGAAATATCCTAGAAGGGCGTCAAACggaaagtgattttgaaaCGGACAATCTCGAATAGTGATTTCAGTGTTCTGGTGTTTAATGATGATATTTAATTACTAAGGTTATATTTAATAAACGTCATTATTGTCAAGCTGTGATCGTTCTATGAACTTGTGACACCATTGTATGGCAATGGCGCCCCATAGTCCTGCACTGTTCGACATGCGTAACCCGATTGGGAGGCGCTATGCCTTCGCAAAGGTGCGAGAAAAGACCGAGCTCTAGGAAATCAGTAAAAAGTCAAACATAGTGTAACACCGTGAAAACTCAGATATTggtgtaaaatcaaaagttgaaaagatTCTAGTTATCACGGTTTCAATAGCCAAACAAAACGCCAGGAAATCACAACGAGATCATGCACTACGCGAAAAACTGAACTTACCTACTTTGATGCTTCTAGCATAAAAGATAAGCGCATATACGGAGTTTCTTAAAGTAAAATACAGTAGTATATTTTATCTGCTACAAAAATAAACCTGGTGAAGTTGTGCTACCTAGCTCTTTGAGGATTAATAAATGCTCAAAGTTGAcaacaaactatttttttcctgctgtgATTGGCAACCTGTGAACTTTGAAGGATTATATCCCACCTTCTGATACCAGCAGACGAAAAACTCACCTCTTGTCAAAATATAAGTTGTTCTAAGACTATTCTGGGGACGTATTcactttttatcatttatttctcgtaTTAAAGTTGTTGGAATTCAGAAAGCCCAAAAACCGTTTTCGAAGCTCTGACtaatattatagaaataattcgaacaaatgatttaatttggtaggaactcattcttctttctagaaataacAGAACATAACATTGTTCAgcacctaaaaataaatttcctccTCGAAAACTGTTGTAATTGCCCCTAAATGGTTAAAATAGGTATGATTTTGGTGTTTTCGCATTATTCCGCATGTTTAATAGATTCGTTCTACATGGTATACATATTTGAATAGATCTCAACGAGTCGAATCCATCTGTgtaaagattttaaagaaatcttctCTTCTGTGGAAGTACTGAACGGGCGACGGtagccgacggtgccgcaccgtcactcaccgtcggttttttaatgttcatgcagagtattgtagCTGGAAGAACCGCTCGTAGCTGGTACGCCGAGTTCAAAAAGGAAGTTTTGACCTCAAAACCAACCTCATTCTGGCCGTCTAGTTGAATTCAACGGAGAGCGATCAAACCAAATTTTGCACGAAGATTTGCATCAAACGGCAAGGTAGCTAGCAATGAAAATGGAATGCTCTCACGCTGCTATGGAGAATTATCTTCATTCGATGGGAAGGGTCAGAAATGTGGGGCATGGGTTCCGGATATTTTAATTGACAACAACAAAAGTCAACTAGCTACAATCTCTGCAGGTTTGCTAGCTCGTCACCGCTCAACTCGTGGACACAAACATCAATTTCTTTACCGAATTGTTACAGACAAGGAAAAATAATGCCTTGATTAAGAGCAAAAAGAAGGAGGTGACGAAAATGCTCATCTTCTCTCAACTTGACATTCCATTTTATTCAtccaaaaattcccaaaagttgactcgaataaaaaaaacaaaacataaattttGGTAGAACAAAACATACTCTTTCGATATTATTTAGAATATTATGccaaaaatattcaatgaCATGCGGAATAAAAaggaatcaaataaaaaacccGGGAAAATTAGTTACGAAAATCAGTTGCCAACCAAATATTATgctggacagaaagtcttgtcacacattttttgaaatttccagaactttccacTCATGTTGCACCATGTTTTAGTTATATAACATTCTTGATGCTTCTCTACAATAGGTATATAGGTACAATAGGTATGGTTAAAGAAGGCCGGGGCCTTCCTTAACTTAAATCACGATGTCAATTACGCAAGAGCAACTTCGAGCTATCATTTTCTATAAATGGAGTGGCGGCATCGGAGCAAAAGTAGCAGACCGCAACATCAACAGCAGATTGGGCGAGGGCACAACTACTATCAGGACTGTCAAGCGCGTCAAGTCGAAAGCATGCCCTGGTCAGGGCGCTCCCACACTGTCGAATACTTCGCCATTCTCGACGCTGTCAAAGAGGATTCGGAGATCAACACCCTTGTGTACGAGACTCAGATGCAGCCATTCAGCAGTTGTCAGTCGCCTCTGGGGCCTCGACTACAGAAACGTGCTGGCTCGATGGATCCCTCACTCCTTGACGATGGCACCAGGTTTGCCCGGGTATCCATCTGTCaatctcttcttcttcgcaAGCATCGAAAGAGTTTCTCGAGGATCTTATTTCTGGAGATGAGTGTTGGGTCCTCTAAGACTCTGACGCACACCGTGCCGTGTGGGTCCCTTGAGGAGATAACCCGCCGACGCAAGCCAAATCGGGCTTTAACCCATTGAAGTGTCTCCTTTGTTGCTTCAGGGATTCAAGGGGAATGCTGTTTTATGGGCCGCTTCCACAAAGCCACATCGTCACGGCTCCCTATACGCTAGTTAGCTCCAAAAGCAATCGTCGGCTGTTCGAGAAAACCGGCCGAGACGAACTTCGGTCCTCCACGATAACGCTAGGCCCCATGTAGCTGGTGGGACCCATGAAAAACTGGAGTAGTTAGGCAGAGACACGGTGCCCAATCCTCCTCCTATTCTCCCAACCTTGCTCCCTCTGACTACCGCTTACTCCGGTCCATCAAGGCTTTCTTGGCTACGAAAATCATCACCAATTTTGAAGGAGTGGAACGGGCGGTCAGCAACTTTTTCGACTCCCAGTTTCTCCAGTTTTGGGAGAAAGGGATCGCTCACCTGCCCATTAGGTGGGACATTGTTGTAGTTAATAATgatgattatattattgattaatttctattgtaatctgagtaaaaaataaaccggaaaaaatgacaaatgatgACAAGACTTCCTGTGCAGCCTAATATATAAGAACCAGTATCGTCGATTAACTCTCCATGCATACTACGGTAAGAGTTATGACGGTGATTGTGAAATACCGTTAAAGTGCGTTATCTTatggaaaatcttttttcaacttttagaGACAAAGAAGTGCAAAATTGCAAGAAGTATGTAATTCGAATCGTGATGAGTAGAGAAATCAAACAAGTCGGGGTGTTAAACAATGTTTGCAGATTAATAATTCCCTTGAGTGTTTACTCGGCTAGAACTTTGATGATATGAATGTTATTCTGCATGAAAACGATCCAGTAGAGTGCCGCATTTGCACTAACTTCTGCCAACAGGTGAGGTTGCGATCCATAGACATTGCTTGCGACCTCTTTTATAAACTGATTCAAACGACTAATTGCTAGGGACGGTTACAGAATGAGTGCTGCTAAGGTTTCATCGAGATCCGCTCCTAAGATGGATCAAGGACAACGCGTTTCACAACGATCCAGTGTCAGAGGTCCACCAGCGTCACAATCGACCGAGTCAAAAACTTCGAAAGAAGATCCTAATAAAGCTGGtatcaatatattatttgtttctccAGAGCCGACTGATGTTTTCAAAGCTAGCAATAGGAACGAATTTTTGCGAGTGTTTATATTATTCTCAAAAATCATGGGTAGGGATGGATTTTAAGTCGTTTTTATAATATATGGTTTTTAAATGTAGATAGCAAAACCTAATGGTAACAAAGTAAAGTTCGCAAACGTTCCAAAAGTTCCAGTACCTAGAAGACAACAACTTGCAGTTAGCTCGTGTGAGAGCAACTGAAGAAGCtcttgattaaaaaaaaacaaaaaaaaaattctgaagtcGTGTGTAAAATACACGAATTAATCCGAAATATTTgccctttttatttttcaagattcctttaaaaatacAGATTTTCATATGATATTCGTTCTTTGTGGGAGTGGGAAAACCTCTCGAAATCTCTATTTTACAAACGAATGCCCTTAAAATAGATGATACGAAAATAGTtatcttaaaggcaacatactaTGAGTCTCTCAGCAGTCTACGCATTACTTTAACTTGAATAGGTTGATGAGGAGACCCTATCAATCCTCTAAGATTCGCACGCTgatgcagcgcgtgcgcaAGTGTGGCGTGTTGAAATGAAAACAGTCGTAGGAAACGCCGCCTTtagactacggagagatgagctgaTCCATCTCGGTTTCGGCATTCTATGACCTTGTATAGAAGCATTTcatgggaaatccatatcagGTCAGATTCGGGTTAAGTCGAAACGTCTATCGAAGTTCTGCCACTTCTACGTTCCATGTCACAACATCGAcccaagggaaaaaaagatgtaaaatGGTTGAATTGCACGTGCGGATGCAAATTAGTTACGAGTTACGAGTTATGTCGGGCTCCGTTCCCACTGCAAACAAGAGCAGCGGGTAACGGTAGCGGAATCATCGTTACAACTGCCAGGATCCGGAAAGGCTTGCGCTGAGCTGAGCCAGCAAGTAGCGTCGTAGATCGTTCGAACCCGTATGCACGTGGCCAGGGTCAtagtttcttccttcttcgtGGCCTAGGGCTAACCTTCCATCCCTCTTTTCTCTGACATTGCTGAACGTCTTAGACACTGCGTCTTATATGATACGTAAGTGGTCCAGGATGGTTTGTCATTAAAATACGATGATTAAATATAGCAAAGCACTAAACTACATTAGATACAACAACTGTATCATGATATATTATTatgggcttattctgtcacgtgtgtgtgtttgattggtgcgccggctcCAGGTATCTGTAGGAGCGGGTGCAActggtccaccggcgccagatacctatagaagtgggtgcgacgggtccaccggcgccaggtacctatagaagggggtgcgacgggtgcaatagcgtcgaattggtgcaccaACACCAGATAGCTTTGAAATGGGGTGtgatgggtcccacggcgacgtatcggtgcgcaataactttgtgcGGATGTCACGAAAGGTAAATTAGACGTTGCAGCCGTTCCCTATTCATGGCCACTGCACGTGTTGTGTTGCACCTCTATGAATCCTCCACATACctatttccttgcacattTGCCTCAACTTGGTCCACGCCTtgttcaaaaagtggaaacacccacacaaacggctgcttaaatagtacccaacagcttatatgatctgatgtggaacttatctttatcagtacgatgatgttgtttacgtcattttatgttaaaacatcattctttgatagctgttggggaaaacaggaagaacaccCATACTTAATGCATATGTAGATATGTAATGCTTTagaattgtgtctacattatataGAAAccaaaggagtgtttgaagctcaagttcgaatattctcaaaatgtagagtcgtgttagaaagaagactatgcaatcttttgtctttatttatagtaaaaaggaaagaagaaaatgctgctagaaaaagagaattctgattttacagaaaatgtcactactatgAACCTACATTGATCAATGAAGGGGAGCAAAGCCAAAATCAGTTATTAATAACAGATTTTAGTTGGGAGGAAGACGgggttctttcctacgaaatcagttgtgACGCGCCTCCCTTGTACACGCGTCGCGtccatgagcgagcggtcaaagattAATGTGGTCTCTTCACcaattcaagtgaaactaatgaataaTGTACGTGTGCAAATAGCAATTTTTGTTCCTATGATTCTGCGTTTTAGGCAATCCTGGAGGCTCAAGTACTGATACGATCTCGGATTATGCTATTATTGCTCTCGTCGCGATACAAAATGCTTGCATTGTATGCATTTAATTagagaggaaaaaggaagCAGACAAGATTAAATGTTGTATTTTAGTCCATAAAAAATGCTCTTTATAATGTCTATCTCGTCCTCAAGTTTATATTTACGAAACCAGATGTTGCATGGGTAAGTCTTCAATATTGAGAAATTCAGCAGATTTTTAAACTAAACGTATATCTATGACTTAAATATATAGGATCTTGTCTCTACTACTTTCCATCTAATCAAAGTAGCCCGAGATGCAGGACTATGGTCATGGAGTCAACTTTGGGACGTATGTTTTTGTCAATACAGCGACCCGATAATATTTCCTATTTGgccatattttcatttcttttagattttctATGCTCAAACAATTGCTCCAATGATTCAATCGCAAAAAGCAGCAGAGGAAGCTGAACAACAAAAGGCAAACTCGTAATATTATATTGTGCgttgaataaatattttctgaattaagttcagtataataataattttagcgagcaacattttaaaaaacctgAACCTACGAGTGCGAGCTCTTTTTGGGTTTTCAAAAACACAATTGTCTGAAAACCTCTATTCtgtatcttcaaaaaaagtcggTCACACAAGCCACGTTCAAAACCGATACAATACTAATGTATGGGCAGTCAGCAGTAGCACCCACAAGCTCTTAAACGCACCAACAACATCATTCATTATCgttttaaaggaattttgaAATCAGGATACTACCGAATAGAAATAACACCAGCATTTCCGTGAAATCTCTTTCAAACATAGAACTAAATTTCAAGAGGCGTACGACAATGGGCAAACAGTCATACAAGATCAAgttgaatatttttcagttCAATACTGGCAGTTCTAACAGAAGGACTGcatattcttttattattgttaaaatTCGTGAAAACAGATAAAACTTTGGCGACAGCAAAATCTGTTTCAGTTTTGCAGAATAGCCTCTTTTGCTGAATTTCCACTGATCATTTGAGGAAGGGACTGAGGCGAGGATTCGGAAGGTCGGTCACACTAGGCGGACTTTTAGCCCGCTGTATTATAGCGTTCTTATGCTGTCACTTTTGTCAGTTGTGTGCATATATGTAACTATAGCTGTCTAAAGTATGTCGCACAAACCTAAAATTGTAGCGCGCTGAACGCTAGAAGAGTTTTATTTAACTGCCAAAgctctaaaaatgaaaagaaattgagagtACATCTCCGCGACCAACTGTCGTGTGAAGGATCAGTTCCGAAGAGGAGCGGTGAGCATCGGTGGTGTGACCGCTCTGAGTCTGTAGCCGCTCTGGGTCGATACGGGTCCTATCACTTGCACCGGCTTTTTCGAGGGCATTGGAACTGCTCTTCTAACTTCCGCGTTCCACCCCAAGCAGGATCGGTCACGCCCTGCTCCATGTGTAACATTATTAATATAGTTTTATCCCGAACATACAATGCTACAATATGATACAAGGTAAAACGGCTTTAGACGAGCAATACAATGACAACACCATAAACACAGCGGTCAAGAGATTGGGATAGGTGGCTACATGGGTGTATGGTTAGCGAGTCGGAtatctgtatccaaaagatgaaggGTTAAAAACCTGACGAAGTGATGGAATTGGCACAGAAATacttaaatttctttcttctttaaggATTGGTGACGAATATCAACCGTTCAGTGCGGAATGACGAAAGCATGGCTGACTCGTGAAGACACGATATCATAAATCTCGTCCACAAAAAGCTGTCCGTCACAGATTTCAAGAATTACCGCGGGAAATTACTGCTGCGtgtaatgtacaaggttttggacgGATTGGCTTATCGTAAAGAAACATCTTGAAGAAACCACTCAGAATGAACAAGCTCGTTTTCACCTTTTCGACAATCGAATAATTTGTTCATCGTTGggagagtgatcgaagtgTAGCAACGGTATTCGAAGTATTCAGTTAccttttctggactttgattCTTTTCATAAAGGACGTATTCTCAATTCTCTTCGCGCCGATAGGATTCCAGAAAAGTTCACACGCTTAATTGGCGATACGAATAAAAGAACAACTCCTGCGATTCGAACATCAGCCAGATTTACTGGAGCGAAATAAGAGCCTGTAGTATGAACCTTTCTATCCAAGTCTGCCGTAGATGATGTCATGGGAGAACAGTTGAGCAATGTTGACGTCTGTTTTGGCATCTCCCGCACATCTCTTTGGTCGATCTCAGGTGCGCCGATAACGTATGTATGTAGCTATATGTAACGTATGTAGCTACTCGTTTGCTTCAACGAGCGTGAAGTTGCCCCATGTTgtaaattttttcagaaattagctgcagcctatggatcCTGACAAATGTATGCAGATATGGGTCCCCAAGAGACTCTAGACAGGAATCATAGTAAATGGTCAACCTTTTAGTCTCGTAGATGACTTCAGTCATATGGGTAAGGTTCTGAGAAACGATGAccagtcaaaacgacacgtaCAGTTGCGTAGGGGGCTGTGCTCGAAGGGGTGCGCTAgaaacagcggttggaatcggggtgggaccgtggcgaactgcagaaatgggtggcggcagcgaggatcctctcacgatcccaaccgctgcgctccgcttcgagcgcagctgcttacgcaactgtccgtacttcatgtcgttttgatccaactatacaAGAGAGATATACAACAAAAATGCGCCTGACCCAATTCCGACTAGTCGATCAACTGAGAAGATCCGTTGGCAGTTGGCGTTGATCATTGTTCAGTTAAAGGATTTATAGGTTACTGAGGTTTTTAAccgaagatcgaacaggatgggctcgaACATGTTTAAGAACTACAGATCCCAGCGAAGAAACTGATAGTCACCTTGGGCCGTAACATTTGCCGGCCGTTTAAAGGttttattcttataagggatagtagattatagagaggagggttattccgtccattttttgctaattgccgtaaaaaacgatccGGAAGGTGCGGTGCCgcccaaggctggcgcgctccagtcgaactccttgtagaaaatagtgcgttagaacacctgaagccgtatcttctggaccgttttttacagcaattgggaagaaatggacggaatcatccttctctccataatctactatctcgtatacgaatactccacctgaagtccgtaccacctcagattcgtggggtgatacctttaactcAAGTAGCCTAAAGATGGCggacattttttgtttgtattttttgacTCGTTGTATACCAAACCTTCTGTAAGGACTGAATGTAGTATATTCGCGCGATTTATCAGAGGCGTGAGTAAAACGCAGCTTCATACTGTAATTTCGCAACGCCGTTCAAGACGGAAGCAAAATCCGGATGAAAATCCTCGAACATTCATCACAATGAGTCAACAATTACTATAGCGTGTGAGGTCGCGCCTGTCCTGTTCGTGAATGGTTCCGAACAGCGCCCGCCCACGAAATGAAATGTCGTCGGATTTCTCTTTCCGGGCTTCGTAGGTGACAGGGGGCGATTTGTAATTCTCACCTCCTAACCTATATGATGGTCGCGAAATAATTATGCGACAATTTTGCGACGACTCGTTGCCTTTTGGAGTTTCTGACAAACCACTGACTTGATTTGTATCCGGTACGTGGTGCACATCGTCGTCCGAGGTGTGGATCATCTCAACCAGATCCTAGCTCTCTTCAGCGAGATCAACCATACAATGATCTTTTACCTGTATATATTTTCTACACTTTTACGTGATTCGTGTAACTTTTCGGGCTTATTTCTATGCGTTTCATATTCTACTACCACACGATGCGATAACCAGACTACATTTTTTATTCCGGAGTCTTGCGTAAGCGTTGCCATCATTTTGACCAGTTGGCGATTCCGGAACTCTTTTCAgttgattcttttctttttcagttgtGTACGGCTCGCATCACAggtatccagaatttttttttctcaatagatGGCTTGTTGGACTACataaaaaccacttttttttttgctaacatCATCtgattattttcatattaaaCCGCAT
The Necator americanus strain Aroian chromosome I, whole genome shotgun sequence genome window above contains:
- a CDS encoding hypothetical protein (NECATOR_CHRI.G3457.T3), whose translation is MPWSGRSHTVEYFAILDAVKEDSEINTLVYETQMQPFSSCQSPLGPRLQKRAGSMDPSLLDDGTSAAFALTSANRMSAAKVSSRSAPKMDQGQRVSQRSSVRGPPASQSTESKTSKEDPNKAGNPGGSSTDTISDYAIIALVAIQNACISIKNALYNVYLVLKFIFTKPDVAWDLVSTTFHLIKVARDAGLWSWSQLWDIFYAQTIAPMIQSQKAAEEAEQQKANS
- a CDS encoding hypothetical protein (NECATOR_CHRI.G3457.T1) gives rise to the protein MEWRHRSKSSRPQHQQQIGRGHNYYQDCQARQVESMPWSGRSHTVEYFAILDAVKEDSEINTLVYETQMQPFSSCQSPLGPRLQKRAGSMDPSLLDDGTRDGYRMSAAKVSSRSAPKMDQGQRVSQRSSVRGPPASQSTESKTSKEDPNKAGNPGGSSTDTISDYAIIALVAIQNACISIKNALYNVYLVLKFIFTKPDVAWDLVSTTFHLIKVARDAGLWSWSQLWDIFYAQTIAPMIQSQKAAEEAEQQKANS
- a CDS encoding hypothetical protein (NECATOR_CHRI.G3457.T2), translating into MPWSGRSHTVEYFAILDAVKEDSEINTLVYETQMQPFSSCQSPLGPRLQKRAGSMDPSLLDDGTRFARNFDDMNVILHENDPVECRICTNFCQQVSSRSAPKMDQGQRVSQRSSVRGPPASQSTESKTSKEDPNKAGNPGGSSTDTISDYAIIALVAIQNACISIKNALYNVYLVLKFIFTKPDVAWDLVSTTFHLIKVARDAGLWSWSQLWDIFYAQTIAPMIQSQKAAEEAEQQKANS